tgctctgaatgtcaaaatgaatttctgtgattgcaaccatgtcagaaatgaactgaataaataaaaaataaagaataaattgtTCTTTAATATGCACGTTGTCGTTTGCTCTGAATCAGGGGTAgaaagagtacagaaaaaaaatctacttaagtaaaagtactattactttgattacattttactGAAAGTAGAagttactggtgtaaaaatctacCCGGCGTAAAcgttagttacttttttttttttttttgggggggggatttctcccaTGCAATAAGAAGTACAGAGACGTGTATAAAAATCGATGAGGTAAgtgcttgtgtcaatacatccaatgtgtcagagcatccaataaaacattttccagtAAGAGAACATTTCCTATCTAGGAATCTCTGAAAAACTATAAACGCTCCACTCTGAGTCGCACACAACGCCCCCACTCCCCACCCACCAAAAATCTGCGCACTTCTGAGCGGGTGGGTCCACCCCCTCCACAGCAGTAACAGCTGTAATGTAAACAAACTTGCAAAACATCTTAATGACGACGTTAGCCTGACAGTCAAGAATACAagaggtttgtttgtcacatacatatatactactactgaatagtactttatgacatgtagtgaaatagcattaggGTGTTCAGCTGTATGTGTACAATGtgcagcaggggtgaaagaaagaaggtaaataatagtaaatgagcatttaacgacaacctaatgctatataaacacagccacaaaaacaacttAGCTCGGTAACATACCTCTGACaaagtggtcgctacagacaTGAGCattagcagactctgctccaCCCGAccgcagacgtaggtttaaaatccactttttacggcgttgttctgtgagctttttacatttctcacctttgtgaacgacaatcttcggtactctataaaatctcccttctttttctcggttagaacgattggagcagccgtaaactccacaaaacgtcatttcagacggcagattctcaggcttcacttcctgccctcaGTCTAAATTTTGCGCTCtcgctttgtcgcgatgcagcaatgtgagtgacatcacgtgaatcaacagagcaggccatagacgtatacacattctattggctgatcctaacaacagctctagggtacgttcaattgcacaaatgtaaaacaattacaccacagtatattatatctatggagcagactcccgtccgtgcgggatttattttactctgtaaTGGAATATGTTTCCAAGGTAACAAAGTCctgttacttgaaacaaaatttattaaagtaaaagtaaaattacagattttagaaagtactcaaaaaagtagaagtacacaaaaaagttactcaattacagtaacgaggGTAAATGTAATTCGTTACTTTCCATCCCTGCTCTGAATATATTTAGAAACGGATcgattttgtgggttttattgtgattttgtcctaaaaacacatttgataCACACTATTAGAAAACTCTCCCAGGGTCCGTCACAGAGTTAGAGGACGTAGATCAGATTCTGAACCGTTCAGGAGCCGACACCTTGATGGTCTGAAGCCACGCTGCTAGTCGTACCTGATGCCAGGGTTCTGTCCTTTGGAGATGGCTTGCTTGGCTCTCCAGTCCCCAGAGTGTTGGTGGCAGTGATCCTGAACTCGTACTCAGTCCAGGGAGACAAGTCCAACACTGTGGCCGTCTCTGTGTTTCCTTCCAGTTCAGCTGGAGCTGCAGAAAAACCAGAGACATCCTGTAAACAACATCATATTCTATTTTCCTCATGAGCACCAAACATTTGCGGGTCGtgaccctggatttccactggatgcgtatctgCACCGAAACTGCTCCGCTGCGTGACTTCAGCGCAATCTGCAGTCCAGCAATCCCTACcgcatctgttgcagcaagcAGAAGgcagcaaggactcaggagatcCCGCTGTAATCGCGCGATACATGTGTGATTCcaccatggataaatgcaatatttatgtgaaatacgattttaaaagtgctcggatcaaGCCAACCATAGTATCAACGAAAAGGTCTGGTCCCTCCGGGTCTGATTATGTGCTAGAGCCGAAAAGCACaaatttccatccatccatccattttcatacccgcttattcccgtttaacagggtcgcggggctctgccggtgccaatctccggctctcatagggcgctgggcgggggtacaccctggacagggcgccagtccatcatagggcaacacagacacagacaaccattcactcactcattcactcctatgggcaatttagagactccaatcaaccttacagtcatgtttttggattgtgggagaaagccggagtacccggaggaaacccacgcagcacggggagaacatgcaaactccacacagaaaggacccaagtccaccccagggcttgaacccaggaccttcttgctgtgaggaggacgtgctaaccactaatccaccgtgCGCCCAAGCACAAATTTATTGCcgaaaaaaagtgttcatttttaaaaaaaatgtgttatcagTAGAGATGCAaaaattaatcgtaaggcagttaaaaatcgattcataggtataacaattcacatcgatgctgtgaaaattgaatcgcagtactttttttaaccagcagagggcgctgcccagaagtgttggcggcgagcgaaatctgctaatactttctttctggccgccttctactcttaaacatattcataaatgattcattacccctttagcaccgaaataatatctgtaatattacgtgaataactgtaaaagtcacgtttttctattagctctgtctgctagcatagcatctcttcttcactggaaaatatctgcatgccaaccgaccactgggttaccagcgccctctgctggttcaaacaaatatctgacctaaatacagtaaaatgactgtttcttttttgttttttttaagtccaattgttaaggcacaaaatacatttttcagttattatgcagttttgtattgtttactatagaaccagaatttaaataataagcatttgtattattcctttatttatttcattcaagatttatttttagttaaattgcattgttttgaatagtttatcaagggattcttttgacaatgaaaaatagtatagtattttcccaaaaaaaaataaaggaatatttttcagtcatttaaatacagtcccattttgtaaaataaatcgtgagaatcgtatcgtgaacccagtatcgtgaatcgaatcgtatcgggagttgagtaaatcgttacatccctagttatcaGCGGACAGGTTTTATTCCCGAGTCCAAACATGTGCTCGGATTTCAGATAGAGTCCGAAATGGGCCCGTTGGAGGTCCCGGAAACATGGTGTTTTCTTCCTTGAAAAAGTAGTATGGGCTCATTTTTGTTAacttgctgcagcacagctccagcaAAGGGcagcagcatgactcagcagtgacAGTGGTACTGTGCTGGAGCAGATTCACATGTGGTGGAAActgacacattgactttaatggaaacctatcagctgcgTTGATGTTTCGCagcagttacgcatccagtggaaatccagggtgaCCATACATTTTGCAGTCAGGACCCCTCAGCGGCCGAATACAACggtgtaaaaaaacaatagctgcccgtttagatgcctgaacaaaaccactggaacacaaatgaaacataggacatttttaataatcgcaaaaaataaataacacaaataacgCAAATACATTATGGCTGATTAAtgttcacatttgtgcacaaactTTTTTTCTCGGTCTCTGTCTATCCAATTACAACGGTGTAAAAAACAATAGCTGCCCGtttagatgcctgaacaaaaccacTAGAGCACAAATGAAACATTGGATATGTATAATAAtcgcaaaaaaaataaaaaaataataacacaaatacattatggCTGATTAATGTTTCTGTCGATCCAGTACTTGTATTTTTACAGCGTAACAGGCACATTAAATTGACCAATAGGATCAAATGATACGGGCAGTTTAATATGCTAGTTAGCATTTTGAGTTCATTATTTTTGAACGTTGgaccaatttgttttttttgttttttttacacttcatTTGGTAGAACATGCCATTATCAAAGTGGAAGTCAGGGATCATGGGCTTGAAAAGGTTGGAGACCACTGGTCTACAGTATGTTTGTCAGAGTCTGTTATTGTTATAAAGGTCTTTGATGGTCTTGATCTTCTGCCTTATATTTGgtggtcttttttttccttaatcATACTTGGTTGTCCTTGTTTGTCTTTGGTCATGCCTGCATACAATGGTTGTAATCTGTGATCGTCTCTAGCTGTGGTTATCTGTGGTTGTCCTTTAAAAGACTCTTGGTCATGTTTGATGTTTTTGATTTCGGAATCAGAATAAATTTTATTGCCAGGTATAGTTTACACAAGAcgaggaatttgttttggtggGATTGGTGTTCcaataaatgtagaaaaaaaagaccagaaaacaagaacaaagatAACAGAGCAAATACCAGtagcaaaatgaaataataaaatagaaatacagcGTGTCAAAGAAAAGCTATAAAGCAAAAGAACAATGGAATTCACAGAAAggattatatatacatatgcatgttttttatgtttgtccTCATTTGCCATATTGTTTGTCAGTAAGCCTGCTTGTCTTTGGTGGTCTTACCTGTGCTGGCATTCCTCCAAACGTTCTGGGAGAACTGGTCCCTGTACTGGATGGTGTATTTGGAGATGGGACTGTGGTTGTCGGCTCCTCGGCTCCACTGCAGCGTCATGTTCttgtcatgtttgtgtgtgacacGCACACCACCAGGAGCGCCGGGGGGCCCTGAGACAGAGATGGGGACAAAGACAGGGACACTTtgattaggaaaaaaaactctGTGTCAAACTTTGTTCGGGACTCACCTCTGATGACCAGCATGGCTGAGGCAGTAACGTTATCCACAGCCGTCTGTGCCATACAGGTGTAGAGTCCGCCGTGTTTGAGCTGAGCGTTCTTTATCAGCAACTCACCAACAGAGGTGCCATTctacgcacagacacacaacacagacacaaCAATCAAAGACACAAAGGCCGGATGAAAAGTTAAATGGACGATTGATACAATCATAACAACACTGAGGGGGTGGGACAAAGACTAATAAGTCGTTTTGGATTGGATGAAAGCATTTTCTGGTTTGTGTTGAAGGCAGAATGGAACCATGACTGTTTCTGTGAGAACCTGCGACCCTCACCGGCGGCCTCTCGTAGTGCAGCCTGTGAGCGTGCAGGTCAATGACTTGTCCATCCAGAGACCACACGAAGGTGATGTCCAGGGAGTGGTCATGTGACGCAGTGCACTGCATGCTGGTACTCTGTCCCACGGTGATGTCAGCGCTGGACGGAGCCAATGTGATCTTAGTGGaatctaaacaaacaaacataaagcAGAAGCTGAAACAACTTTATTCACCTTAAGATTGATTAAAGTGCCTGTTTTTGGGTGTCATGGTTGAACTGGTGATTGTTAAATCTAGTGACCGACTCCTGGTAGTAAGCAGGATGTAGCTGTCCTTGTTTATTAAGGTTTGTGTCATGTAACCATTGTGTAACATCACGTGATCAGCGATAGCCTTGTGATGAGTGACTCTTTAATTAGTATGAAATCGTGTTATTGCATCGGTCATTAGTTGAAGTGTAACAGTGCTGGGTGGAGCTAACCTGTGATGTGCAGAGAGCCGCTGCTATTGGCTCGTCCTCTGTCATTCTCGGCAAAACAGGTGTAGCTGCCTTCATCCTCAGACGTCACATTCAAGATCTCCAGACTCCCATCAGCCCAGATAGACACcctgagaacacacacacacacacacacacacacacacacacacactagtgttaGACAACATCTCTGCTACCTGCAACCTGAGCTCATCAAACGGTTTGGTTAAGTAAAGCCtgctacgtgtgtgtgtgtgtgtgtgtgtgtgtgtgacctggaGGAGTTAGACAGCAGTTCAGTGCCTTTACTCCAGGAGAACTTTGGTTTTGGAGCTGCTTTGGGTCGACATTCTATCACCACTCGTCTGTTTCTAGCAGCGAGGACTCTCCTCAGAGGGGCGTGGTCAAAGGTTGGAGCACAtgctgaggacacacacacacacacacacacacacacacacacacacacacacacacacacacacacacacacacacctcatgtTGCCAGGATCTGTATGCAGTTCCTTTAAACTGAGCTCAGTCCAGTTTGAGACTGGGCTGTGTATTTTCTGGATACTAGCTTCAGTGTGCATGAATGATGTCAGAATGATGGGAAGTCACTGAACTGCTTCAGAGTTTACCGTTTCTTACGAACAGATAAAGCAAGTTtactgaggaggaggagcatgtGACTCCTCCTCTTCTGCTGTCAGTGAGATCAGCCTTTGTTTATCGTTGTTTATTGAACTAATGAACAAATGCTCTGGTGGTGAACTCACCGAACACTCGCAGCTCTGCATTGGCGTGGATCACTCCATGACGGTTCTCGGCGATGCACTGATAAATTCCCGAGTCATCAAAGGTCAGACTGCTGAActttagctcctccccctcGATCTGTGAGAAAAACAATGTGAGAATCTGGTTGTACTGAGGCAGGGAGAGGATCCAATGAGCCAATCGGAGCTCACCATCTCTCCGTTCTTCCTCCAGCTGACGGATGGTGCAGGATCTCCTCGGGCCGAGCAGCTCATGCTGTATTCACTCTTCAGGTCCTTTTCAGTGCTAGTGATAAGTTCCTCCCACTCAGGAAAGGCTGGGACAGATCAGAGGTCAGAGGTTAGTGAAGTCAGAGGACAGTGAGAgcagtttgcaggttctcctacCCTCTACGATCAGCCTAGCCGTGTGGTAGTCCTTCCATCTGAAGTTGGCGGCCTCACACTTGTACCTGCCTGCGTCCTCAGGCTGCACATCACTCAGCAGCAGCTGGGTTCCTTCCAGTCTGAGCTGGTGCTTTACTGGGAGGTGCCCATCCAGCTTCTTCCACCGGATCTCAGGGACAGGACTGAAACACCAAACAAAGTAACAAACACACGTTAGTGTTGATCCCCTGTGACAGGAAGTCAAATGTTtcctttcaaaatgtttccCTTTATCCTTCTTTCTcactttttaattaaacaaaattcagtttgaaaaaaagacaatatgttACTGAATATGTTAACTGATAATAAATGTCTTACTTTCCCAGAGCAAAACACTCCAGAGTGACGTTCTGTCCCACCAACGCTATGGTGTCGGGAAACTTCACCTTCAGGTCAGCTGGATACTTCCTGATGGGACCTGAACACAACAATAAGAGAAGACACACAgggtgcttttattctgaaggggGTGCTGTAGTATCACACTCCTACCGCTAGGGGACAGTAACGTGTTACTCTGTGTTTTCAGTATCTGTTGATCAAATAATCAGAAAGTGAATTCGGGGAGATTTTATcttattaaaaacacatcagctttcatttattcagtttatgaTAAAAACACTGACACATTTCCAGAGTTCAGTTATAAAAATGTGTCACCTGTTCatgaataaactaataaaatataACAGTGTAAAAGCTAACGTTTCCCGCTGTAGAATCATCCACTGTCAATCATTAAGTTTCTCAGTTTGAATCTCAGTCTGAATCTCAGTCTGATATCAACAGTGATCTAGTCTGATCAATACACAGACTCGGGTTCGTTAAGGGAAGCAGGAACTAACGTTCGGAGATCGGTTCCAGGGCAATGAAGTTGGAGAAGACACTCTTGGAGATGGAAGTACTGGAGGCGAAGCAGGAATAGTTCCCGCGGTCTGACGAGTCCACTTTGGAAATATAGAGGTTCCCGCTGGCCTGGGACACAAAGCGGCGTTTGTCCAGAGGGATGAAGATGGGGAACTCGTCCAGGATCCAGCGGAACGACAACTCGGCTGCACACACACCCAATCACAGAAATCTGGTTAAAAGTCCTCATGATGGATGAAAGCATGTTGATATGTACGTACCAGGATAGTGAGGGGGTGGAGCACAGAGAAGCACCGCCCCCTGTCCTTCCTTCACAAACACTGTGGCTCTTTCCTCTGATGAGAACAAATCCAGGTCTGAGAGAGAAACAGGCTGAGGTTACACAGTGAGGACCAAAACCTgactaaagtgtgtgtgagactcacaGCCGAACTGAACCGAGGCCTCCCTGCTGAGGACCGAGCCGAAGGAGTTGGAGGCCAAACAGGAGTACCGCCCCACATGTTGAGACTTCACAGGGTTTGAGATGATCAGGTTTCCTCCTGACAGACTGTAGTGACTGCTGCTCAAGTTCACATCGGCCCCCTCCATCATccacctcacacacagacacataacACACAGATCTGCTCCTGTCCTCACtcacagacgtataaagaatgGATATGCTCTGCTCCTTTGTAGATGTAAAGATACTAGATTTGCTGTCGTCCACTGTTACAGATGTAGAAATGTTGGAtgttgtgttactgtgtgttccATATTGTGTCACCTGTACGTAGCCGGAGGCTTGGCTCGTGCTCTGCAGTTGATGGTGATATTGTTTTCTGGTGACTCTTCAGGGTAAATGGTGTCAACAGGCTGCTCCTCAAACACAGGTCCGTAACCTGTGGACTCatctacacgcacacacacacacacacacacacacacacacacacaaagacacacgcacacatacacacggttgtttttattgtcattcttaaaacattttagttgAATGAACAGATTTGATTTATTCCtgtgttttaattaattatcgTTTTATTAAAagcattgttgtctttttctttttttttatgtgattgtacatttttcattcattctagTTCTTTATTCTTTGTTTGCTAACAGATGAGCGACCTGTAGTCCGAACTGTAGTGTCAtctttttattgtgttgctCACATAAATGCAAACAATGAATGACAAAGTTAAAGGATCACTCGTTGTAACGATGTCAGAGAAATTACATGTTTGGCATTCTTTATGCAACTCAATCAGAACAGATTTAGGTGACGTAAAAATCTTTTAAAGCTAGAATAATCTGACAACATGACTGTTTAAATGGGTATTTATGTTCTAAATGAAGGCCTCATAAACCACGttgccaaaataaacacaaccaacggagcgaccgtggctcaggtggtagtgggtcgtcttctgattgagaggttgggggttcgatcccagtacctgactatgtgtcgaagtgtcctagggcaagacactgaaccataagttgctcccagtggtcgactagcgccttgcatggtagTCCTGTCCctctggtgtgtgaatgtgggagtgaatgagctgatatgtaaagtgctttgggactgcttcagtgtggtgataaggcgctatataaatctagtccatttacaataacatttgttaaaaagtaaaacacaaattaaattgattttttttaataccaagTAAACAGCAACCTATTTTTAGAgggccacattttgcccttggGATGCACAAATGCAATGACGAATATATACAATGGATGGGCTGTGCACACGAGCGCTACCGGGAGGCGCTAGTGGAGGACAATCAGTTGTCgcagaagaaaagaagagacAGCTGTAATATCTGACTGCATGCATCTCTACAATAATTGACAGCTTTGTAGAGCTGCAGAACGTGGTGTCAATATGTCATCCACTTGAAGGTGGGagtgttgtcaaaaaaaaaaaaactttgtgcaAAGAAACACCTGAATTGCTCTTTATCAGACAGGATAAGAATCTCTGCCTCCAATTTCTGTTCAAACTGGAGAAGAAACATTTCAGTGGCcctaaaatgacatttattgaaTGTCTTGTTAACTTAATCTGCTTGTATGAGGAATTTCTTGTCTTGACTTCTCACTATAACAGGGTCAATGCTGAAATTTGTCAGCACATCATCAGTGCCATCAAGCAGCAGCATATCACTATCTCTCCAAGTGCACACCCAGTTCATCCTGTTCTTTGCCAGTACAGATGCTGAATGGGCTGTAAAAGCACATGTGCATGTTGAGTTGTATTTGTCACTcagatgtgtttattttttcttaatttaaatttgatgttatttttatttaatatttggtAGATTTTTTTAACCATACAGCCAAACTATTGTGTCTATACTTACAGTACATTTGTTAATACTAATAACGGTTGTCAGGTTAAATGCAGGGTGGGTGAccgctcaggtggtagaggggtcgtcttctgatccagAGGTTGGTGTTCGAttccagtctatacctgtcaaagtgtccttgggcaagacactgaaccctaagttgctcccaatggtcgactagtgccttgaaTAGCAGCTCAGtaccattggtgtgtgaatgtgagtgtgaatgggtgaatgagctgatattgggAAGTGCTTTGGGACCACCTCAGGGtttataaagcactatataaatcaagtccatttgtTATATGATCATTTTGTACCAATGATACATCATGGATGGGGTGAGTTGGAGCTGTATGTTTTGTGATAGAACTCCTTTACCTTTCtctagctttttttttgtttgtaaaaaacataaattcatATAATTCTGTCATgcttatgtatatttttgttaacgTGATTCATTTGAGACACGcgccatgtttttttaaaaaaataattattttaatacagtatataaaaaaggctttctttaaacataaagcAAAATGATGTTAGCAAGCGCTCAGCACTAGTTAGCTGGCACTCAGCTTTggggtaaccatggcaacagttCAATAGCGGAAGTAAAAGCAGCGCATTGCTTTATTAAAATCAGTCCGAGTGCAGCACGCTGAAGAGTAGAAATGAGGCCCAACGGCTCCGCtaacacaaattaaacaaaGAATCACACACATTATTTGCATTGACTCATAAACTTAGTTGTTTTAATCAACAAATCGTTTCAGGCCTATGTGGGCAGTGGTGGCCCAGTGGTTAAGGGAGCGGGCTTATAATTGGAGGGTCATTGGTTTGAATTTCACCTGGGCCttcattgtgggatgttgagcataTCCCTTAACCCTACTGCTACTCAGGGATGGGTCAAATGCAGAtataacattttgtgtatgtagctctacatatatgacaataaagtatgtgttattatatatgacaataaagtatgtgttattatatatgacaataaagtatgtGTTATTATCAGTTTTGggaacattactttaaaaaagtaattagtaatagtcactcactacttgttccaaaaagtaacggagttagtaattgaattactctataataaatcagaatcagaataaataaataaataataaataataaaagtaactcattaccgaGGAAAGTAActaaaaaagttgctatatgtcaaagaattgtCAGggccaaaattgttagttatgtttattaacatatttactcatagaccttattctttttaaggctttaagttgagacttttcatttctgctgtctcatgttttctgctctcttctcaaggtcagcttcccaaaacacatcttatctctcagacacggaggcatcacacagtcacaagcctacacacactcacatagtcacacatacacacccaatacacatccattcatacacacaaacaccatacacgcacacacctccaacactcacgacattcaggagataccagagaactggctgtcttgacccaaagaagaaactgtctcttttctccCTCTTCTATCACCTCcactctgtcctctttatc
This genomic window from Gouania willdenowi chromosome 6, fGouWil2.1, whole genome shotgun sequence contains:
- the cntn1a gene encoding contactin-1a isoform X1, producing MLHVFLLLPLVSTFTTESSSPEELPDFYNDESTGYGPVFEEQPVDTIYPEESPENNITINCRARAKPPATYRWMMEGADVNLSSSHYSLSGGNLIISNPVKSQHVGRYSCLASNSFGSVLSREASVQFGYLDLFSSEERATVFVKEGQGAVLLCAPPPHYPAELSFRWILDEFPIFIPLDKRRFVSQASGNLYISKVDSSDRGNYSCFASSTSISKSVFSNFIALEPISERPIRKYPADLKVKFPDTIALVGQNVTLECFALGNPVPEIRWKKLDGHLPVKHQLRLEGTQLLLSDVQPEDAGRYKCEAANFRWKDYHTARLIVEAFPEWEELITSTEKDLKSEYSMSCSARGDPAPSVSWRKNGEMIEGEELKFSSLTFDDSGIYQCIAENRHGVIHANAELRVFACAPTFDHAPLRRVLAARNRRVVIECRPKAAPKPKFSWSKGTELLSNSSRVSIWADGSLEILNVTSEDEGSYTCFAENDRGRANSSGSLHITDSTKITLAPSSADITVGQSTSMQCTASHDHSLDITFVWSLDGQVIDLHAHRLHYERPPNGTSVGELLIKNAQLKHGGLYTCMAQTAVDNVTASAMLVIRGPPGAPGGVRVTHKHDKNMTLQWSRGADNHSPISKYTIQYRDQFSQNVWRNASTAPAELEGNTETATVLDLSPWTEYEFRITATNTLGTGEPSKPSPKDRTLASVPVVAPSDVSGGGGAFRELTITWKPVQSQYFYGPGFGYIVAFKPREENQWKRVIVSDTQARRYIHKDADVPPLSDFHVKVKAFNSEGEGPYSLTAIIQSAPDVPTEAPVLIEGRALSASVVVLSWSPLVHSVVDGYQIKFWRTPEDSEGGAQRAVVSGRENHTKLEGLKHTSRYVFEVRGYNTAGYGPASRRLHIHTKKPPPSRPPVIVSKKLKGAIVNIVWKDVEPMDNESAIDGYRVLYRPRDQSTGLLYMTQKSSINVPQPTNGSYVVEVRAHTEGGDGAMAQIDLTVSSFPGGSVSAAAPSLDVWLLALRLLALLYLTL
- the cntn1a gene encoding contactin-1a isoform X2, producing the protein MLHVFLLLPLVSTFTTESSSPEELPDFYNDESTGYGPVFEEQPVDTIYPEESPENNITINCRARAKPPATYRWMMEGADVNLSSSHYSLSGGNLIISNPVKSQHVGRYSCLASNSFGSVLSREASVQFGYLDLFSSEERATVFVKEGQGAVLLCAPPPHYPAELSFRWILDEFPIFIPLDKRRFVSQASGNLYISKVDSSDRGNYSCFASSTSISKSVFSNFIALEPISERPIRKYPADLKVKFPDTIALVGQNVTLECFALGNPVPEIRWKKLDGHLPVKHQLRLEGTQLLLSDVQPEDAGRYKCEAANFRWKDYHTARLIVEAFPEWEELITSTEKDLKSEYSMSCSARGDPAPSVSWRKNGEMIEGEELKFSSLTFDDSGIYQCIAENRHGVIHANAELRVFACAPTFDHAPLRRVLAARNRRVVIECRPKAAPKPKFSWSKGTELLSNSSRVSIWADGSLEILNVTSEDEGSYTCFAENDRGRANSSGSLHITDSTKITLAPSSADITVGQSTSMQCTASHDHSLDITFVWSLDGQVIDLHAHRLHYERPPNGTSVGELLIKNAQLKHGGLYTCMAQTAVDNVTASAMLVIRGPPGAPGGVRVTHKHDKNMTLQWSRGADNHSPISKYTIQYRDQFSQNVWRNASTAPAELEGNTETATVLDLSPWTEYEFRITATNTLGTGEPSKPSPKDRTLASVPVVAPSDVSGGGGAFRELTITWKPVQSQYFYGPGFGYIVAFKPREENQWKRVIVSDTQARRYIHKDADVPPLSDFHVKVKAFNSEGEGPYSLTAIIQSAPDVPTEAPVLIEGRALSASVVVLSWSPLVHSVVDGYQIKFWRTPEDSEGGAQRAVVSGRENHTKLEGLKHTSRYVFEVRGYNTAGYGPASRRLHIHTKKPPPSRPPVIVSKKLKGAIVNIVWKDVEPMDNESAIDGYRVLYRPRDQSTGLLYMTQKSSINVPQPTNGSYVVEVRAHTEGGDGAMAQIDLTGGSVSAAAPSLDVWLLALRLLALLYLTL